From Solidesulfovibrio carbinoliphilus subsp. oakridgensis, the proteins below share one genomic window:
- the radA gene encoding DNA repair protein RadA, producing MATKPKRVFTCTECGGVSPTWRGQCPRCGVWNTLVESVAGAGRKGHSLGEPSGVPVPLGSHPNEDFRPFPTAFSGLDRVLGGGLTPGGAVLLGGEPGIGKSTLLLQLAGLAAVAGRRVVYLSAEESLPQLKARAERLGVLHEGLLAASTTDAGAAVDVLGATPAPDLVIVDSVQTMHMAGIEGAAGSVSQVRSVAAACVEAAKRGQACLVLVGHVTKEGQIAGPKLLEHMVDTVLYLEGERRHLFRILRVLKNRYGPTDELLVMEMREAGLIEVPDPSTFFLGDRDPAVSGSAVVMAVEGRRPFAVEAQALAAKSFLSVPRRAALGLDVGRLHLLLAVLEKRLRLNLGQADIYAKIGGGLKIQDPGLDLGIAAAVLSSFYDRPLPAGAVFWGEVDLSGRIRPVAAHDTRLKQAERLGYGPVLCPSAGSLGPDVDNLSDLSRFLFSKS from the coding sequence ATGGCGACCAAGCCCAAGCGGGTGTTTACCTGCACCGAGTGCGGCGGCGTCTCGCCCACCTGGCGGGGGCAGTGTCCCCGGTGCGGGGTCTGGAACACCCTGGTCGAGTCCGTGGCCGGGGCCGGCCGCAAGGGCCATTCCCTGGGCGAGCCGTCCGGCGTGCCCGTCCCCCTCGGCAGCCACCCCAACGAGGACTTCCGGCCCTTTCCCACGGCCTTTTCCGGCCTGGACCGCGTCCTTGGCGGCGGGCTTACCCCCGGCGGGGCCGTGCTCCTCGGCGGGGAGCCGGGCATCGGCAAATCCACGCTCCTGCTCCAACTGGCCGGACTCGCCGCCGTGGCCGGCCGCCGGGTGGTCTACCTCTCGGCCGAGGAATCGCTTCCCCAGCTCAAGGCCCGGGCCGAGCGCCTGGGCGTCCTGCACGAGGGGCTCCTTGCCGCCTCGACCACGGACGCCGGCGCGGCCGTGGACGTCCTGGGTGCGACCCCGGCCCCGGATCTGGTCATCGTGGATTCGGTCCAGACCATGCACATGGCCGGCATCGAGGGCGCGGCCGGGTCGGTGTCCCAGGTCCGGTCCGTGGCCGCGGCCTGCGTGGAGGCGGCCAAGCGGGGACAGGCCTGCCTGGTCCTGGTCGGGCATGTCACCAAGGAGGGCCAGATCGCGGGCCCGAAGCTCCTCGAGCACATGGTCGACACGGTCCTGTACCTCGAAGGGGAGCGCCGCCACCTGTTCCGGATCTTGCGGGTCCTTAAAAACCGCTACGGCCCGACCGACGAACTCCTCGTCATGGAAATGCGCGAGGCGGGCCTGATCGAAGTGCCCGACCCTTCCACCTTTTTCCTGGGCGACCGGGACCCGGCCGTGTCCGGCTCGGCCGTGGTCATGGCAGTGGAGGGGCGGCGCCCCTTTGCCGTGGAGGCGCAGGCCCTGGCCGCCAAGTCGTTTCTGTCCGTGCCGCGCCGGGCGGCCCTTGGCCTCGACGTCGGCCGCCTGCATTTGCTGCTCGCGGTCCTCGAAAAGCGCCTGCGCCTGAACCTCGGCCAGGCCGACATCTACGCCAAGATCGGCGGCGGGCTGAAAATCCAGGACCCAGGCCTCGATCTCGGCATTGCCGCAGCCGTGCTGTCGTCTTTTTACGACAGGCCCCTGCCCGCGGGCGCGGTCTTCTGGGGCGAGGTGGACCTGTCCGGCCGCATCCGGCCCGTGGCCGCCCACGACACCCGCCTGAAGCAGGCCGAGCGCCTGGGCTACGGCCCGGTCCTGTGCCCGAGCGCCGGCAGCCTCGGTCCCGACGTCGACAACCTCTCCGACCTTTCCCGCTTCCTTTTTTCGAAATCCTAG
- a CDS encoding TlpA family protein disulfide reductase, giving the protein MRIRICLILFALLLLPCTRAMAQDAGPIKGQGVLDAIVAAKGKVVVIDFFASWCRPCLMEIPDVIEARKHYPADKVVFLGISLDQDQGEYARFVKQTPFNFPVYLADPDVLTTFGVKMIPKTLVYDTTGQQIVNHAGYMPGEMLRQAIDALLKDGGS; this is encoded by the coding sequence TTGCGCATACGCATCTGCCTTATCCTGTTTGCCTTGCTGCTTTTGCCCTGTACCCGGGCCATGGCCCAGGACGCCGGCCCCATAAAGGGCCAGGGCGTGCTCGACGCCATTGTCGCGGCCAAGGGAAAAGTGGTGGTGATCGATTTCTTCGCGTCGTGGTGCCGGCCGTGCCTGATGGAGATCCCGGACGTGATCGAGGCCCGCAAGCACTATCCCGCGGACAAGGTCGTGTTTCTCGGCATCTCGCTCGACCAGGACCAGGGGGAATACGCCCGGTTCGTCAAGCAGACGCCGTTTAATTTCCCGGTGTACCTGGCCGACCCCGACGTCCTGACCACCTTTGGCGTCAAGATGATCCCGAAGACCCTGGTCTACGATACCACAGGCCAGCAGATCGTAAACCATGCCGGGTACATGCCCGGCGAAATGCTCCGGCAGGCCATCGACGCCCTGCTGAAAGACGGCGGTTCATGA
- a CDS encoding N-acetyltransferase encodes MTKLFIRKARIQDVKQIHALLMHCARSEFLLPRSYNQLYSHLRDFFVLAEHDAPGIRGCCALSICWEDIAEIRSLAVNEDIQKQGWGGKLVEACLSDAVTLGIFRVFTLTYRPHFFERLGFVPVEKEKLPQKVWADCINCPKFPECDENALIMEM; translated from the coding sequence ATGACCAAGCTCTTCATCCGCAAGGCGAGGATCCAGGACGTCAAGCAGATCCACGCCCTTTTGATGCACTGCGCCCGAAGCGAATTCCTGCTGCCGCGTTCGTACAACCAGCTCTACAGCCACCTGCGCGATTTCTTCGTCCTGGCCGAGCACGACGCCCCGGGCATCCGGGGCTGTTGCGCCCTGTCCATCTGCTGGGAGGACATCGCCGAGATCCGGTCCCTGGCCGTCAACGAGGACATCCAGAAGCAGGGCTGGGGCGGCAAGCTGGTGGAAGCCTGCCTGTCGGACGCCGTGACGCTCGGCATTTTCCGGGTCTTCACCCTGACCTACCGGCCGCACTTCTTCGAACGCCTGGGATTCGTGCCGGTGGAGAAGGAGAAGCTGCCCCAGAAGGTCTGGGCAGACTGCATCAACTGCCCGAAATTCCCGGAGTGCGACGAGAACGCGCTCATCATGGAAATGTAG
- the hpt gene encoding hypoxanthine phosphoribosyltransferase, with protein sequence MSETLREVYGEAAIKARVAELGREVSAAYAGRDVVLVGVLKGALPFMADLLRALDFCPTLDFVRVASYGGGTAPGELRFLMDIETDIAGRDVLLVEDIVDTGRTLAYLLTMLSRRNPASLKVCTFLDKPYRREADVAVDFVGFSAPPVFLVGYGMDIGERLRRLRGVYELVR encoded by the coding sequence ATGTCGGAAACGTTGCGCGAAGTGTATGGCGAAGCGGCCATCAAGGCCCGGGTGGCCGAACTCGGCCGCGAAGTGTCGGCCGCCTATGCCGGCCGGGACGTGGTGCTGGTCGGGGTGCTGAAGGGCGCGTTGCCTTTCATGGCCGACCTGCTGCGGGCCCTGGATTTCTGTCCCACCCTCGATTTCGTGCGCGTGGCCAGCTACGGGGGCGGGACCGCGCCCGGGGAGCTGCGCTTTCTCATGGACATCGAGACCGATATCGCCGGCCGGGATGTGCTCCTGGTGGAAGACATCGTGGACACGGGCCGGACCCTGGCCTATCTTCTCACGATGCTGTCGCGGCGAAACCCGGCCAGTCTCAAGGTCTGCACGTTTCTGGACAAGCCCTACCGCCGGGAGGCGGACGTGGCCGTGGATTTCGTCGGTTTTTCGGCGCCGCCTGTCTTCCTGGTCGGCTACGGCATGGACATCGGGGAGCGGTTGCGGCGGCTTCGCGGCGTGTACGAATTGGTTCGGTAG
- a CDS encoding DUF3426 domain-containing protein — MIVQCPNCHSKFKLPGDKVVAAGTRLRCGKCRTVFLVDPPAPAPATGGGLTDFDFPDDLDQTPPGPATAPAAAPRARALEDDVPPDLFHSETYEGSAPGGEDEDRDDRPVKPGFSLDDVANLPLPGSGVSKERRRRVVILVTAVILVLAGTVAAVHFLDLWPGKKPATVAAPPAATAPAPGAAAPAEKAAAPAEKAAPAAPKPEETAKVKDIMLQNVRQYYVSNEKAGQLFVIEGKAVNNFKTPKEMIRLEATLFDEKGGSLAAQEDLAGNTVSLFQLQVMTRDELKNALASQVGVLTNNTNIAPGGEAPFMVVFFDPPETVKEFGVKVIDVKDPPRQ; from the coding sequence ATGATTGTACAATGCCCGAATTGCCACTCCAAGTTCAAGCTGCCAGGTGACAAGGTCGTCGCGGCCGGAACCAGGCTGCGGTGCGGCAAGTGCCGCACCGTCTTCCTCGTCGATCCCCCGGCCCCGGCCCCAGCCACTGGCGGCGGGCTGACGGATTTCGATTTCCCGGACGATCTGGACCAGACGCCGCCCGGGCCGGCCACGGCCCCTGCGGCCGCGCCACGGGCCAGGGCCCTCGAAGACGACGTGCCGCCGGACCTTTTCCATTCCGAGACCTACGAGGGGTCGGCCCCGGGCGGGGAGGACGAGGACCGCGACGACCGTCCGGTCAAGCCGGGCTTCAGCCTCGACGACGTGGCCAACCTGCCGCTGCCGGGCAGCGGGGTGTCAAAAGAACGCCGCCGCCGTGTCGTGATTCTTGTCACCGCCGTCATCCTGGTGCTGGCCGGCACCGTGGCGGCCGTGCACTTCCTCGACCTGTGGCCCGGCAAGAAGCCGGCCACCGTGGCCGCGCCGCCCGCGGCCACGGCTCCGGCTCCCGGCGCGGCGGCTCCGGCCGAAAAGGCCGCCGCGCCGGCGGAAAAGGCCGCCCCGGCCGCGCCCAAGCCCGAGGAAACGGCCAAGGTCAAGGACATCATGCTCCAGAATGTCCGCCAGTACTACGTTTCCAACGAAAAGGCCGGGCAGCTGTTCGTCATCGAGGGCAAGGCCGTCAACAATTTCAAGACGCCCAAGGAAATGATCCGGCTCGAAGCCACACTCTTTGACGAGAAGGGCGGCTCCCTGGCCGCCCAGGAAGACCTGGCCGGCAACACGGTCTCGCTCTTCCAGCTCCAGGTCATGACCCGCGACGAGCTCAAAAACGCGCTGGCCTCGCAAGTCGGTGTTCTCACCAACAACACCAACATCGCCCCGGGCGGGGAAGCGCCCTTCATGGTCGTCTTTTTCGATCCCCCGGAAACGGTCAAGGAGTTCGGCGTCAAGGTCATCGACGTCAAGGACCCGCCCCGGCAGTAG
- a CDS encoding DUF3536 domain-containing protein codes for MSRYICIHGHFYQPPRENPWLEEVETQDSAHPFHDWNERINAECYGPNSGSRILDGEGRIVDIVNNYSKISFNFGPTLLSWMQRHHPKLHQAIIDADKLSMERFDGHGSAIAQAFSHLIMPLASRRDKITQVKWGVADFRRRFGRDPEGMWLPETAVDMETLGILADAGLKFTILAPRQASRVRDLRSEDWIDVSGGHVDPTTPYRVRLPDGRDFNVFFYDGPISQELAFGDMLAKGESFHARLMAAFGAVGRDWPQIVHIATDGETYGHHHSYGEMALTYCLALIESDPSVELINYAAYLDRHPPRFEAEIFDNSSWSCIHGVERWKADCGCNSGMHGGWHQKWRGPLRDAMNWLRDRCVEIHGRMGHQYFKDIWEARDAYIEVLNDRSDENVSRFLADWQHHALSDQEKVMALKLLELQRYALLNFTSCGWFFDEISGIETVQILQYAARTIQLAEEIDGSRLDESFKEILAKAPSNVLASGLEAYEKYAKPAAVDLMRVGAHYAMSSLFEEYDEHYEYGCYRVLGENLERQSAGRAQMLTGRARIESTVTREALDASFAVVHAGGQNLTCGLRPYRDEESFAAMAADVRQAFERGDMAETVRTMDAHFENNTFSIWHLFRDEQRKVVSEVLAPEFQNAEAMYRQIFETNYPILSLLQWISMPIPRHFLEAAVFIVETDIKRLLSGDEIDLAKFDERIQDAQRFGLALDYDTLGLEGAEWINRRLEAFGEDHENMAILASVKEALDRLNRLPMGLNLWKAQNVVFELSRCCYAQKRDAAASGDETAKEWLDLFATVAAALNVRLPE; via the coding sequence ATGAGCCGCTACATCTGCATTCACGGTCATTTCTATCAGCCGCCCCGCGAGAATCCCTGGCTGGAGGAAGTGGAAACCCAGGATTCGGCCCACCCCTTCCACGACTGGAACGAGCGGATCAACGCCGAATGCTACGGCCCCAACTCCGGCTCCCGCATCCTGGACGGCGAAGGCCGCATCGTGGATATCGTCAACAACTATTCGAAGATCAGCTTCAATTTCGGCCCGACGCTGCTCTCCTGGATGCAGCGCCACCACCCCAAGCTCCACCAGGCCATCATCGACGCGGACAAGCTGTCCATGGAGCGCTTCGACGGCCATGGCTCCGCCATTGCCCAGGCGTTTAGCCACCTGATCATGCCCCTTGCCAGCCGGCGCGACAAGATCACGCAGGTCAAATGGGGCGTGGCCGATTTCCGCCGGCGCTTCGGCCGCGATCCCGAGGGCATGTGGCTGCCGGAGACGGCCGTGGACATGGAGACGCTTGGCATCCTGGCCGACGCCGGCCTCAAGTTCACCATCCTGGCCCCACGCCAGGCCTCCCGGGTGCGGGACCTGCGAAGCGAGGATTGGATCGACGTCTCGGGCGGCCATGTGGATCCCACCACGCCCTATCGCGTGCGCCTGCCCGACGGACGCGACTTCAACGTCTTTTTCTACGACGGCCCCATTTCCCAGGAGCTGGCTTTTGGCGACATGCTGGCCAAGGGCGAATCCTTCCACGCCCGGCTCATGGCCGCCTTTGGCGCCGTCGGCCGCGACTGGCCCCAGATCGTGCACATCGCCACTGACGGCGAGACTTACGGCCACCACCACAGCTACGGCGAAATGGCGCTGACCTATTGCCTGGCCCTGATCGAATCCGATCCGTCGGTCGAGCTCATCAACTACGCCGCCTATCTGGACCGGCACCCGCCCCGGTTCGAAGCGGAGATCTTCGACAATTCCTCCTGGAGCTGCATCCATGGCGTGGAGCGGTGGAAGGCCGACTGCGGCTGCAATTCCGGCATGCACGGGGGCTGGCACCAGAAGTGGCGGGGGCCCCTTCGCGACGCCATGAACTGGCTGCGGGACCGGTGCGTGGAGATCCACGGCCGCATGGGGCACCAGTACTTCAAGGATATCTGGGAAGCGCGGGACGCCTATATCGAGGTCCTAAACGACCGGTCCGACGAGAACGTGTCCCGGTTCCTGGCCGACTGGCAGCACCACGCCCTGTCCGACCAGGAAAAGGTCATGGCCCTCAAACTCCTCGAACTCCAGCGCTACGCCCTCCTCAACTTCACCAGCTGCGGCTGGTTTTTCGACGAGATATCCGGCATCGAGACGGTCCAGATCCTCCAGTATGCGGCCCGGACCATCCAGCTGGCCGAGGAGATCGACGGCAGCCGGCTCGATGAGTCCTTCAAGGAGATCCTGGCCAAGGCCCCAAGCAACGTCCTGGCCTCGGGACTCGAGGCCTATGAAAAGTACGCCAAGCCGGCGGCCGTGGATCTCATGCGGGTGGGGGCCCACTACGCCATGTCGTCGCTGTTCGAGGAGTACGACGAGCACTACGAGTACGGCTGCTACCGCGTCCTTGGCGAGAACCTCGAACGCCAGAGCGCCGGCCGGGCCCAGATGCTGACCGGCCGGGCCAGGATCGAATCCACGGTCACCCGCGAAGCCCTGGACGCCAGCTTCGCCGTGGTCCATGCCGGCGGCCAGAACCTGACCTGCGGCTTGCGGCCGTACCGGGACGAGGAGAGCTTCGCCGCCATGGCCGCCGACGTGCGCCAGGCGTTCGAACGCGGAGACATGGCCGAGACCGTCCGGACCATGGACGCGCACTTCGAGAACAACACCTTCTCCATCTGGCACCTCTTCCGCGACGAGCAGCGCAAGGTGGTCTCGGAAGTCCTGGCTCCGGAGTTCCAGAACGCCGAGGCCATGTACCGCCAGATCTTCGAGACCAACTACCCCATCCTCTCCCTGCTCCAGTGGATTTCCATGCCCATCCCCCGGCACTTCCTGGAGGCCGCGGTCTTTATCGTCGAAACCGACATCAAGCGGCTTTTGAGCGGCGACGAAATCGACCTGGCCAAATTCGACGAGCGCATCCAGGACGCGCAGCGTTTCGGCCTGGCCCTGGACTACGACACGCTGGGGCTCGAGGGCGCGGAATGGATCAACCGGCGGCTCGAGGCCTTTGGCGAGGACCATGAGAACATGGCCATCCTGGCCAGCGTGAAGGAGGCCCTGGACCGTCTCAACAGACTGCCCATGGGCCTCAACCTGTGGAAGGCCCAGAACGTGGTGTTCGAGCTGTCGCGGTGCTGCTACGCGCAAAAGCGCGACGCCGCCGCCTCGGGCGACGAAACGGCCAAGGAATGGTTGGACCTCTTTGCCACCGTGGCGGCGGCCCTCAATGTGAGGTTGCCGGAATGA
- a CDS encoding homocysteine S-methyltransferase family protein — translation MGDFRQALGDGEILVFDGAMGTLLQGRGLAAGQSPELFGLAHPEAIVATHREYIEAGSRVITSNTFGGTRYKLPPGTDVTALSRDMARLARQAAGQGVFVAGSVGPTGQFVAPLGKASLAELVAAFATQIKGLAEGGCDLIVGETHFDLAEAKALVLAARQVCSLPVAVCMTFEGAVSLTGSGPEVFADAMENLGVDLVGVNCGAGPDDMRLVAEVFSRRLSTPFFVKPNAGMPRLEGGRTVFPMGPEEFAEKTARFADLGAKALSGCCGTTPAHIKALAGALAGRTHTRPEAVDRPVLAVTSRALTVTLGGKSPCAVIGERINPTGKAGLAAELAAGEFAQALAFAEEQVAAGAAILDVNVGAPMVDETVVLPGLAVELTKRQQTPLCLDSNNADALVAALYASPATPLVNSISGEPGRMERLGPICRDHGAPFILLPLKGRKLPVTAAERLAIIEELLVQADGLGIPRRLILVDALALTVSSKPEAALACLETIRHCRERWGLPTVLGLSNISFGLPARELVNAAFFAMCLGAGLSAAIANPNVPRLMETSGACEVLLARDPQAGRFIGRFAGWTPAAPSGAAPTAASAGGAGEEGASPLRQAVVRGRRAELDGLIDAALAEGRAAADILSEDLIPGIMDVGERYERKEFFLPQLLVAAEAMRAGFTRLEPLLAETAGAAKARIVMATVEGDIHDIGKNIVCLMLKNHGFEVIDLGKDVPAATIVAEAEARDADVIGLSALMTTTMVRMEDTVRLVRERGLRAKVMVGGAVVTEAFAKSIGAHARAADAVDAVRQAKALLGANA, via the coding sequence GTGGGCGATTTCAGACAGGCGCTTGGCGATGGGGAAATCCTCGTTTTCGACGGGGCCATGGGCACACTCCTCCAGGGGCGGGGGCTGGCGGCCGGGCAGTCGCCGGAACTCTTCGGACTGGCCCATCCCGAGGCCATCGTGGCCACCCACCGGGAATACATCGAGGCCGGCTCCCGCGTCATCACGTCCAACACCTTCGGCGGCACCCGCTACAAGCTGCCCCCGGGCACGGACGTCACGGCCCTCAGTCGCGACATGGCCCGCCTCGCCCGGCAGGCGGCCGGCCAAGGCGTCTTCGTCGCCGGATCCGTCGGCCCCACGGGCCAGTTCGTGGCGCCGCTCGGCAAGGCCAGCCTGGCCGAACTCGTGGCCGCCTTCGCCACCCAGATCAAGGGCCTGGCCGAGGGCGGCTGCGACCTGATCGTCGGCGAGACCCACTTCGACCTGGCCGAGGCCAAGGCGCTGGTCCTGGCCGCCAGGCAGGTCTGTTCGCTGCCCGTCGCCGTGTGCATGACCTTCGAGGGGGCGGTGAGCCTCACCGGCTCCGGCCCGGAAGTCTTTGCCGACGCCATGGAGAATCTCGGCGTGGACCTGGTCGGCGTCAACTGCGGCGCCGGCCCCGACGACATGCGCCTCGTGGCCGAGGTCTTCTCCAGGCGCCTTTCCACGCCCTTTTTCGTCAAGCCCAACGCCGGCATGCCCCGCCTCGAGGGCGGGCGCACGGTCTTCCCCATGGGCCCGGAGGAATTCGCGGAAAAGACCGCCCGGTTCGCGGACCTCGGGGCCAAGGCCCTGTCCGGCTGCTGCGGCACCACCCCGGCCCACATCAAGGCCCTGGCCGGGGCCCTGGCCGGCCGGACCCATACCCGGCCCGAGGCCGTGGACCGGCCGGTCCTGGCCGTGACCTCCCGGGCCCTGACCGTGACCCTTGGCGGCAAGAGCCCCTGCGCCGTCATCGGCGAGCGCATAAACCCGACCGGCAAGGCCGGGCTGGCCGCCGAGCTGGCGGCCGGGGAGTTTGCCCAGGCCCTGGCCTTTGCCGAGGAGCAGGTCGCGGCCGGGGCCGCCATCCTCGACGTCAACGTGGGCGCGCCCATGGTGGACGAGACCGTGGTCCTGCCCGGGCTGGCCGTGGAACTGACCAAGCGCCAGCAAACGCCCCTTTGCCTGGATTCCAACAACGCCGACGCCCTGGTCGCGGCCCTCTACGCCTCGCCGGCCACGCCGCTGGTCAATTCCATAAGCGGCGAGCCCGGCCGGATGGAGCGCCTGGGGCCGATCTGCCGCGACCACGGGGCCCCGTTCATTCTCCTGCCGCTCAAAGGCCGCAAGCTTCCGGTCACTGCGGCCGAGCGCCTGGCCATCATCGAGGAGCTGCTCGTCCAGGCCGACGGCCTCGGCATCCCCCGGCGGCTCATCCTGGTCGACGCCCTGGCGCTCACCGTCTCCTCCAAGCCCGAGGCGGCGCTGGCCTGCCTGGAGACCATCCGCCACTGCCGGGAGCGGTGGGGCCTGCCGACCGTCCTTGGCCTGTCCAACATCTCCTTTGGCCTGCCGGCCCGGGAGCTGGTCAACGCCGCCTTTTTCGCCATGTGCCTGGGGGCGGGACTTTCCGCCGCCATCGCCAACCCCAACGTGCCGCGCCTCATGGAGACCTCCGGGGCCTGCGAGGTCCTTCTCGCCCGCGATCCGCAGGCCGGCCGGTTCATCGGCCGCTTTGCCGGCTGGACCCCGGCCGCGCCGTCCGGGGCCGCTCCCACGGCCGCAAGCGCCGGGGGGGCGGGGGAGGAGGGCGCAAGCCCCCTGCGCCAGGCCGTGGTCCGGGGCCGCCGGGCCGAGCTCGACGGCCTGATCGACGCCGCCCTGGCCGAGGGCCGGGCCGCCGCGGACATCCTGAGCGAGGACCTCATCCCCGGCATCATGGACGTGGGGGAACGCTACGAGCGCAAGGAATTCTTCCTGCCCCAGCTCCTGGTCGCGGCCGAGGCCATGCGGGCCGGGTTCACCCGCCTGGAGCCGCTTCTGGCCGAAACCGCCGGCGCGGCCAAAGCCCGCATCGTCATGGCCACGGTCGAGGGCGACATCCACGACATCGGCAAGAACATCGTGTGCCTCATGCTCAAAAATCACGGATTCGAGGTCATCGACCTCGGCAAGGACGTGCCGGCCGCCACGATCGTGGCCGAGGCCGAGGCCCGGGACGCCGATGTCATCGGCCTCTCGGCCCTGATGACCACCACCATGGTCCGCATGGAGGACACGGTCCGCCTGGTCCGGGAACGGGGCCTTCGGGCCAAGGTCATGGTCGGCGGGGCCGTGGTGACCGAGGCCTTCGCCAAATCCATAGGGGCACACGCCCGGGCCGCCGACGCCGTGGACGCGGTGCGCCAGGCCAAGGCCCTGCTCGGCGCAAACGCCTAA
- the treZ gene encoding malto-oligosyltrehalose trehalohydrolase gives MQRIFPWSLPVGPQRTGPDSWLFTVWAPSRQRVSLFFPETGREMAMEPLAGGFFRAEAADLPAGARYLFDLDGTIRRPDPASRHQPDDVHGPSALVDTAGFDWTDGRFVPPPPDRRVYYEIHVGTFTPEGTFEAAIDRLDHLAGLGVTCLELMPVAQFPGCRNWGYDGVYPFAPAACYGGAPGLARLVDACHARGLAVVLDVVYNHLGPEGNYLRDFGPYFTDRYRTPWGDALNFDGPGSGAVRSFFIQNALYWLREFHIDGLRLDAVHAIMDQSPLHLVAELAASTAAFEAATGRRTFLVAESHQNNPALVTEAAAGGLGLDAVWNDDFHHAVHAWLTGERGGYYADYGSREDVIAAAAEGFVYAGRYSSFFGHVRGLSAAHLPADRCVNCLQNHDQVGNRARGERLVSLVGRPTARVAAALLLLSPGAPLLFMGEEWGEDRPFLYYISHLDPDLVEAVRRGRKREFAAFRWQGEPPDPFAAETFEASRPDWAKKDDPEHAGLLAWYRELLALRAGSPALRETCRRMTRLWPLDAGLGLAMERRGEDGRILCLFNAGRRPVRAKVGTDGPPVAYARLFDSAEERFGGRGGFAPQRMETMLSLPPFSVVLYKREKGTSI, from the coding sequence ATGCAGCGAATTTTTCCATGGTCGTTGCCGGTCGGCCCCCAAAGAACCGGCCCTGATTCCTGGCTTTTCACGGTGTGGGCTCCGAGCCGCCAGCGGGTTTCCCTGTTTTTTCCCGAAACCGGCCGGGAAATGGCCATGGAGCCGCTTGCGGGCGGATTTTTCAGGGCCGAGGCCGCGGACCTGCCGGCCGGCGCCCGTTACCTGTTCGATCTCGACGGGACCATTCGCCGGCCCGACCCGGCCTCGCGCCACCAGCCCGACGACGTCCACGGCCCCTCGGCCCTGGTCGACACCGCCGGTTTCGACTGGACCGACGGCCGATTCGTGCCGCCGCCGCCCGACCGCCGGGTCTATTACGAAATCCATGTCGGCACCTTCACGCCGGAGGGAACCTTCGAGGCCGCAATCGACCGGCTGGACCATCTGGCCGGCCTGGGCGTCACCTGCCTGGAACTCATGCCCGTGGCCCAGTTCCCGGGGTGCCGCAACTGGGGCTACGACGGGGTCTATCCCTTTGCCCCGGCCGCCTGCTACGGCGGGGCCCCGGGCCTGGCCCGGCTGGTCGACGCCTGCCACGCCCGGGGCCTGGCCGTGGTTCTGGACGTGGTCTACAACCACCTCGGCCCGGAAGGGAACTACCTGCGCGATTTCGGCCCCTATTTCACGGACCGCTACCGCACGCCCTGGGGGGACGCGCTCAATTTCGACGGTCCCGGCAGCGGGGCGGTCCGGTCGTTTTTCATCCAGAACGCCCTCTATTGGCTGCGCGAATTCCACATCGACGGCCTGCGCCTGGACGCCGTGCACGCCATCATGGACCAGAGCCCGCTCCACCTCGTGGCCGAGCTGGCCGCATCCACGGCCGCCTTCGAGGCGGCAACCGGCCGGCGGACGTTCCTTGTGGCCGAATCCCACCAGAACAACCCGGCCCTCGTCACCGAAGCCGCGGCCGGCGGCCTGGGCCTCGACGCGGTCTGGAACGACGATTTCCACCACGCGGTCCACGCCTGGCTGACCGGCGAGCGGGGCGGGTATTACGCCGACTACGGCAGCCGCGAGGACGTGATCGCGGCCGCGGCCGAAGGTTTTGTCTACGCCGGCCGGTATTCCTCATTTTTCGGCCACGTGCGCGGCCTGTCCGCCGCCCACCTGCCGGCCGACCGCTGCGTCAATTGCCTCCAGAACCACGACCAGGTCGGCAACCGGGCCAGGGGCGAGCGGCTGGTGTCCCTCGTCGGCCGGCCGACGGCCCGGGTGGCGGCCGCGCTGCTCCTCCTGTCGCCGGGGGCGCCGCTTTTGTTCATGGGCGAGGAGTGGGGCGAGGACCGGCCGTTTCTCTACTACATAAGCCACCTCGACCCGGATCTGGTCGAGGCCGTGCGCCGGGGCCGCAAGCGGGAATTCGCCGCCTTCCGCTGGCAGGGCGAACCTCCCGATCCCTTTGCCGCGGAAACCTTCGAGGCCAGCCGGCCCGACTGGGCCAAAAAGGACGACCCGGAACACGCCGGCCTGCTCGCCTGGTACCGGGAACTGCTGGCTTTGCGGGCGGGCAGTCCCGCCCTTCGGGAGACGTGCCGGCGGATGACGCGCCTTTGGCCCCTGGATGCCGGCCTGGGGCTCGCCATGGAGCGCCGGGGCGAGGACGGGCGCATCCTGTGCCTGTTCAATGCCGGCCGGCGCCCGGTCCGGGCCAAGGTCGGCACGGACGGCCCGCCTGTGGCCTACGCCCGCCTGTTCGACTCGGCTGAGGAGCGTTTTGGAGGAAGGGGCGGCTTTGCCCCGCAACGCATGGAAACCATGCTCTCCCTGCCACCGTTTTCCGTCGTGCTTTACAAACGCGAAAAGGGGACATCGATATGA